In Blattabacterium cuenoti, the genomic window AGAAAATAAAAAAAAACCTCTTACAGATGAAAAATTATCCAATATACTTAAAGAAAAAGGATATTTAATAGCTAGGAGAACTATCGCTAAATATAGAGATCAAATGCATATTCCTGTTGCAAGGATGCGAAAAAATTTATAATTATTTTATAATTAAAGTTTTACAATTAGAAAATTCTTTTATAGATAAAGCTGATAATTCTCTACCATATCCAGATTTTTTAACTCCTCCAAAAGGAAAACGTGGATCGGATTTTACAATTTCATTAATAAAAATCATTCCAGTATCTATTTCTCTTGATATTTTTTCCGCTTTTTCTAAATCTTTTGTCCAAATAGAAGTTCCAAGTCCGTATGGTGTATTATTGACAATATCAGGAATTATTTTTTCTTGAGAAAAAGAATAAACTATTCCTATTGGACCAAATATCTCTTCTTTATTCACTATGGAATTATCATTTTCTATTTTCAATAAAGAAGGAGAAAAGAAATTACCATTTCTGGTAATTTCTAAACATATTTTACCTCCATTTAATATAATATTTTTATATTGTTGATGTAATTTATCAGATAAATCATTACGAGAAATATAGCCTATTTTGGTTAATTCATCATACAAATCTCCTTTATGATATGTTTTCATCTCTTGCATGACTGCATCTATAAAATCATCCATGATCATTTTATCTACAATAAATCTTTTTGCAGAAATACATGTTTGTCCTGTATTATTTAATCTAGATTCTGTAGCTAATTTTGCTATCTTTTTTATATTTTCTACATCTTTCATAACTACAAAAGCATCATTTCCTCCTAATTCCAAAACAGATTTTTTAACATATTTTCCCGATAATGATCCTATAATGCTCCCAGTTAAAGTACTTCCTGTAAAAGTAACTCCTTGTATAATAGAATGTGCAATAACGGATTCTATCTTATTAACATCTATTAATAAAACCTGGAAAACTCCTTTAGGAAAACCAGATTCTAAGAATATTTTCTCTAAAATAAGAGAACATCCTGTTGTATTAAGAGCAGGTTTAATGATAATTATATTTCCTAATAATAAATTAGGAATAGTAGATCTAATTGTTTGCCAAATAGGATAATTCCAAGGCATAATCCCTAATATAGCACCTATAGATTCAAACTTGACATAAGAAATTTCATATTCAGTATGAATTTTTTTAGTAAAAATAGATTCTTCTAATTTGGAATAGTATTGGCACAAATTAATACTTTTATTGATCTCTGCATAAGATTGAGTAATGGGCTTCCCCATTTCTTTAGTAATGGAATATGCTATAATATCTATGGCTTTCTGCATGCAAAAACAGAGTTTCATGATACATTTAATCTTAGAATCAAAGGAAAAATTTTTCCATTCTTTATATGCATTTTGAGCTTCTGATAATTTAATATTAATGTTCTTATCTGATAAAAAATAATAAGTTTTTAATACATTGTTATCTACAGGATTAATGGTTTGAAACATATCACTTTTTTTTAAATTCTACCATTTGATCTAATAGAAGTTTTGGTATGGAAAGCTATGGCGTAAAACTTTATTTTTTTTAAAAATAAAAACATTCCATTAGCTCTAATAGGAGATAGGAAAGTTTGAAATCCTATTTCATAAATAAAATTAGCATTAGAATAAATAATTTCAAAAGGAAAAAGACCTGAATATACTCGAATCATAATAGCAATCATCCCTCTGGGTAATAACGCTTCACTATCTGCTTCAAAAAAAATACGTGATCCATCAAATTTAGCTTCTAACCAAACTTTAGATTGACATCCATGAATTAATTTTTCCTCTGACCTAAACTTATAAGATTTTTTAGGCAATTTATTTCCCAAATCTATCAAATATTCATATTTTTCCTCCCAATTCTTAAGGAATTGAAACTCCTTTTTTATTATTTCTTCTTTTTTATGTAAAATCATTTATAAATTTTTAGGTCAACATGAAAATATACACATTTCTTTTTTTCAAATTTCAAGATGAATTAACTAATTTTTTTCTAGCTATTTTTGCTGCTTTTGTCATATTATGAAGCGATTTCAATACTTCCTCCCATTTTCTAGTTTTTAATCCACAATCTGGATTAACCCAAATATTTTTTATAGGTAATTTATTTGAAGCTTTTTTGATTAAGTCAAATATTTCTTCTACGGTAGGAATTCTTGGAGAATGAATATCATATACTCCTGGACCTATTTCATTAGGATAAGAAAAAACTGAAAAAGCTTTTAACAATTCCATTTTAGATCTAGATGTCTCCATAGTGATAACGTCTGCATCCAGATCTGCTATATGTTCAAATATATCGTTAAATTCACTATAACACATATGTGTATGTATTTGAGTTTCATCTTTTACTCCACTTGAAGAAATACGAAAGGCCTTAATAGACCAATCAAAATAAGACTTCCAATTCTTTTTTTTCAAAGGTAATCCTTCTCTTAGGGCGGGTTCATCTATTTGAATAATTTGAATCCCAGATTTTTCCAAGGATAAAACTTCTTCTCGAATAGCCCAAGCTATTTGATAAGCAGTATGATATATAGGTTGATCATTTCTCACAAAAGACCATTGTAGAATTGTTACGGGACCGGTTAGCATGCCTTTCATTAATTTTTTTGTTTTAGATTGAGCAAAACATATCCATTCAACAGTCATATCGCTAATACGACCAACATCTCCATAAATAACAGGAGGTTTAACACAACGGCTTCCATAACTTTGAACCCATCCATTGTTAGTAGAAAGAATTCCTTTTAATTTATCGGAAAAATATTCTACCATATCAGTTCTTTCAAACTCTCCATGAACCAGGACATCTAAATCTATTTTTTCTTGCTTTTTAATAACATCTACAATAAAATCTTTAATTTTTTCATTATAACTTTCTTGACTCAACTCCTTTTTTCGTAATTTGTTACGCAAACTACGAATTTCTTTCGTTTGTGGAAAAGATCCTATAGTAGTAGTAGGAAATAGAGGAAGACGAAACTTATTTTTTTGCTTTTTTTGTCTAATATAAAAATGATTATTTCTTTGTATATCTTGGTCTGTTATTTTTGTCATTCTTTCCTTTATTTTTTGATCATAAAAAATAGAGGATGATTTTTCTAATAAAGAAGAATTTTTGAATAAAATATTTTTATTTCCTTTTACAATTTCTACTAAATCATTTAATTCGTAAATTTTTTGTTTTGCAAAAGACATTCTATTTTTGATTGCTATATGAATAGAATGTTCATACTCTATATCTATAGGTACGTGTATAAGAGAACAATTAGGAGCTATCATAATTCTATCTTCTCCTATAGATTCTATCGCATTTTCTATTTTTTGAACAGAATTAGCATAATTGTTTTTCCATACATTTCTTCCATCAATAAGTCCTAAAGATAAAATCATTTTTGATTCTCTTGAAAAAAAAGAGAGGATTTTTTCCATCTGTTCTGAATCTTCCACTAAATCTATATGCAATGCTTGAATAGACATATCCTGAAAAAGAAACATATTTTCTGACATTCCATCAAAATAAGAAGCTAACATAATATTGATATCAGAACAAAATTTAGATATTTCACCATAAGCATATTTAAAAGCCTCTTTTTCTTTTTCAGACATATCTAAAACTAAAATAGGTTCATCTAATTGAATCCAATTAATTCCTTCATTTTTTAATTTTTTTATAATTTTTA contains:
- a CDS encoding aldehyde dehydrogenase family protein, which translates into the protein MFQTINPVDNNVLKTYYFLSDKNINIKLSEAQNAYKEWKNFSFDSKIKCIMKLCFCMQKAIDIIAYSITKEMGKPITQSYAEINKSINLCQYYSKLEESIFTKKIHTEYEISYVKFESIGAILGIMPWNYPIWQTIRSTIPNLLLGNIIIIKPALNTTGCSLILEKIFLESGFPKGVFQVLLIDVNKIESVIAHSIIQGVTFTGSTLTGSIIGSLSGKYVKKSVLELGGNDAFVVMKDVENIKKIAKLATESRLNNTGQTCISAKRFIVDKMIMDDFIDAVMQEMKTYHKGDLYDELTKIGYISRNDLSDKLHQQYKNIILNGGKICLEITRNGNFFSPSLLKIENDNSIVNKEEIFGPIGIVYSFSQEKIIPDIVNNTPYGLGTSIWTKDLEKAEKISREIDTGMIFINEIVKSDPRFPFGGVKKSGYGRELSALSIKEFSNCKTLIIK
- a CDS encoding SufE family protein, with protein sequence MILHKKEEIIKKEFQFLKNWEEKYEYLIDLGNKLPKKSYKFRSEEKLIHGCQSKVWLEAKFDGSRIFFEADSEALLPRGMIAIMIRVYSGLFPFEIIYSNANFIYEIGFQTFLSPIRANGMFLFLKKIKFYAIAFHTKTSIRSNGRI
- the metE gene encoding 5-methyltetrahydropteroyltriglutamate--homocysteine S-methyltransferase, producing MLKHNLGYPRIGIRRELKKASEAYWSNKIDSNSLFEVGEKIREENWKLQEEANLDLIPCNDFSFYDHVLDMSLLLGVIPESYHSIPVIHNNIDLYFSMARGFQRNEWDIKAMEMTKWFNTNYHYIVPEFDKNQKFSIFSNKIFDELEESKKILKSIKKIKPVLIGPVSYLFLGKEKEKSFHKMDLIENIIPIYIKIIKKLKNEGINWIQLDEPILVLDMSEKEKEAFKYAYGEISKFCSDINIMLASYFDGMSENMFLFQDMSIQALHIDLVEDSEQMEKILSFFSRESKMILSLGLIDGRNVWKNNYANSVQKIENAIESIGEDRIMIAPNCSLIHVPIDIEYEHSIHIAIKNRMSFAKQKIYELNDLVEIVKGNKNILFKNSSLLEKSSSIFYDQKIKERMTKITDQDIQRNNHFYIRQKKQKNKFRLPLFPTTTIGSFPQTKEIRSLRNKLRKKELSQESYNEKIKDFIVDVIKKQEKIDLDVLVHGEFERTDMVEYFSDKLKGILSTNNGWVQSYGSRCVKPPVIYGDVGRISDMTVEWICFAQSKTKKLMKGMLTGPVTILQWSFVRNDQPIYHTAYQIAWAIREEVLSLEKSGIQIIQIDEPALREGLPLKKKNWKSYFDWSIKAFRISSSGVKDETQIHTHMCYSEFNDIFEHIADLDADVITMETSRSKMELLKAFSVFSYPNEIGPGVYDIHSPRIPTVEEIFDLIKKASNKLPIKNIWVNPDCGLKTRKWEEVLKSLHNMTKAAKIARKKLVNSS